The following coding sequences lie in one Pontibacter sp. G13 genomic window:
- a CDS encoding TolC family protein, translated as MKMYLRGIWITVLWGMLFTLEAFPQAEVRSISGNIPQLAASLLELSPSLQQQTLRIRQATTGRILAASAFDVNLYSNVRFDYDQSQLHPNDLRTESTGGNLDTRSLSNTYGVQRQFRNGLISRVETSYGRISNNYPFDAYGVERPAQTADNTLGWSVSLVQPLLQGRGKSVVAANEQIAHQQVRKAKWDYTSYTSQLIVDMLLGYWDYYGRYREQIIFEENRNRVQQLLEMTTELVRADRKAATDLNQIQADLLDKERQLLAAKQRLYESRLNLARVIGLEFDTDHVIGDPEDEFPTLELAHYSPNLPIDSLVALALRSRPDLKSLYLAQRQLDIQYQVERNRQLPQLDLVTSWDYLGASTGNQLSRIASPLIDPLSNSHLVSVGINFVFPANNRAAKANVANQKLAIEYQEVEIANKIREIELNLGIALNHLDNTVDRLEKAFGTLQYYQKVYADEQVKFQNGMTTLLNLILFQERLTFSQLDYLSSQREFARAIILLRWETGTLVPQHFQSGDSLNPSMFVTLPTF; from the coding sequence ATGAAGATGTATCTGCGAGGTATTTGGATCACTGTTTTGTGGGGAATGCTCTTCACTTTGGAGGCATTTCCTCAAGCTGAGGTACGCTCCATAAGCGGGAACATTCCCCAGTTGGCAGCTTCATTGTTGGAATTGAGTCCCAGTTTGCAGCAGCAAACCCTTAGAATTAGACAAGCCACTACGGGGAGGATTCTGGCAGCCAGTGCGTTCGATGTCAATTTGTATTCAAACGTTCGATTTGACTACGATCAGTCGCAGCTTCATCCAAATGATCTCAGGACAGAATCAACTGGTGGGAACTTGGATACGAGGTCTCTTTCGAATACTTATGGAGTCCAACGCCAATTTCGGAATGGCCTGATTTCAAGGGTTGAGACCTCATACGGACGTATTTCCAACAATTACCCTTTTGATGCCTATGGGGTGGAGCGGCCTGCCCAAACCGCAGACAATACCTTAGGTTGGTCTGTTTCCTTGGTCCAGCCATTGCTACAAGGCCGTGGAAAGTCCGTGGTGGCAGCCAATGAGCAAATCGCCCACCAACAAGTCCGAAAAGCAAAGTGGGATTATACTTCCTATACTTCCCAATTGATTGTGGATATGCTATTGGGCTATTGGGATTATTATGGGAGATACCGTGAGCAGATCATTTTTGAAGAAAACAGAAATAGAGTCCAGCAGCTTCTGGAGATGACAACGGAATTGGTACGTGCCGATCGAAAGGCAGCAACCGATCTCAACCAGATTCAGGCAGACCTACTCGACAAAGAAAGGCAATTGCTGGCGGCCAAACAGCGATTGTATGAGTCTCGGCTTAACCTGGCTCGGGTCATTGGATTGGAATTCGATACTGATCACGTAATCGGTGATCCTGAAGATGAATTTCCCACCTTGGAATTGGCTCACTATTCCCCAAACCTTCCCATCGACTCCCTCGTGGCGCTTGCATTGCGTAGCCGTCCTGATCTTAAATCCCTGTATTTGGCTCAAAGACAGTTGGATATCCAGTATCAAGTGGAAAGGAATAGACAATTGCCTCAATTGGATTTGGTCACCTCTTGGGATTATCTCGGAGCATCTACTGGAAACCAATTGTCCAGAATTGCCTCGCCACTGATTGATCCGCTAAGCAATTCTCATTTGGTGTCGGTGGGAATCAATTTCGTTTTCCCCGCCAATAATCGAGCTGCAAAAGCCAATGTCGCCAATCAAAAATTGGCCATTGAATACCAAGAGGTAGAAATCGCTAATAAGATTCGGGAGATCGAATTGAACCTGGGGATTGCTCTCAACCACTTGGACAATACGGTCGATCGACTTGAAAAGGCATTCGGTACGCTCCAATACTACCAAAAAGTCTACGCGGATGAACAAGTCAAATTCCAGAATGGGATGACTACGCTCTTGAATTTGATCCTGTTTCAGGAACGATTGACTTTTTCTCAATTGGATTATCTGTCTTCTCAAAGGGAGTTCGCTCGAGCGATTATCCTACTTCGTTGGGAGACCGGAACACTCGTTCCCCAACACTTCCAATCTGGGGATTCCTTGAATCCATCCATGTTTGTTACGCTACCAACATTTTGA
- a CDS encoding NHLP family bacteriocin export ABC transporter peptidase/permease/ATPase subunit, with product MLNFIRHRLFSSNKVAVTPTVLQMESVECGAASLSIILGYYGRFVPLEKLRVECGVSRDGLKATNIMKAARSYGLKAKGYSKSIEKLKATKTPAIIFWNFNHFVVLEGFGKQKVYINDPAQGRYQVTYDEFEGSFTGVVMTFEPTADFEKGNEKGRLRDALSSRISNSKLSVVFIVLISLFLVIPGLVIPSFSQIFIDRYLVNQVSEFVMPLLLAMSGLLLIHALLVHIQQYYLLRLETKLALSTSSQFLWHVLHLPMAFFTQRYSGDITNRVGLNDKVAGLLSGDLANAALNVIVVVFYLFLMFTYDVTLTLIAAGIAALNVIILQAVARARKDGARRLQNESGKLVGTTMSGISMIETLKASGRENDFFSNWSGYLAKVMNNQQELGNVTMKLNVVPPLLMSISNTVILGLGAMQVMDGHMSLGMLVGFIYLTHSFIRPVNQLVSVAGKLQETEGDMGRIDDVLKYEQDPVFSQQQHISTISDSDAFIPSKLAGSLEIRNLTFGYSHAMPAILNDFNLKLQPGSRVALVGGSGSGKSTVARLVAGLYEPWDGDVLLDNQQRNTIPRAIVNNSVAMIDQEVVIFKGTIRDNIAFWDDTMKEHTIIEAAKDALIHDVIASRPGGYESEVVEKGTNFSGGQRQRLEIARALATNPSILIMDEGTSALDPQSEKMVMDNIRRRGCTCLIVAHRLSTIRDCDEIIVMNFGDIVERGTHEELIRNEGLYFNLISAN from the coding sequence ATGTTGAACTTCATAAGGCATCGTTTATTTTCCTCGAACAAGGTTGCCGTGACTCCTACTGTCCTACAGATGGAAAGTGTGGAGTGCGGAGCGGCCTCTCTCTCGATCATTTTGGGATACTACGGTCGATTTGTTCCCTTGGAGAAACTTCGGGTTGAATGCGGGGTCTCCAGAGATGGCCTTAAAGCCACGAATATCATGAAGGCGGCCCGAAGCTATGGGCTTAAAGCCAAGGGTTACTCAAAATCCATCGAAAAGCTCAAGGCGACCAAGACTCCTGCCATCATATTCTGGAACTTCAACCATTTTGTGGTACTGGAAGGATTTGGTAAGCAAAAGGTATATATCAATGACCCTGCGCAAGGGCGATATCAAGTGACCTACGATGAGTTTGAAGGCTCATTCACTGGCGTGGTCATGACCTTTGAACCGACGGCAGATTTTGAGAAAGGAAATGAAAAAGGAAGACTACGGGATGCTTTGTCTTCCAGAATTTCCAATTCGAAGCTCAGCGTGGTATTCATCGTCTTGATAAGTCTTTTTCTGGTTATACCCGGATTGGTTATTCCTTCATTCTCGCAAATTTTTATTGATCGATACTTGGTCAATCAGGTTTCCGAATTTGTCATGCCCCTTCTGCTAGCCATGAGTGGCCTACTGTTGATCCATGCGCTTCTGGTTCATATTCAGCAGTATTATTTGTTGCGATTGGAGACCAAGCTTGCCTTATCCACCTCAAGTCAATTCCTCTGGCATGTCCTTCATCTTCCGATGGCATTCTTTACTCAGCGATATAGCGGTGATATCACCAATCGGGTGGGATTGAATGACAAGGTAGCAGGTCTCCTGAGTGGGGATTTGGCCAATGCCGCCCTTAACGTGATCGTAGTGGTTTTCTACCTGTTCTTGATGTTCACCTACGATGTGACTTTGACGCTAATTGCGGCGGGTATTGCTGCTCTCAATGTCATCATCCTGCAAGCAGTGGCAAGAGCCAGAAAGGACGGTGCTCGACGATTACAGAATGAAAGTGGCAAGCTCGTAGGTACCACAATGTCTGGCATCAGCATGATTGAAACCCTGAAAGCTTCAGGTAGGGAAAATGACTTTTTTTCCAATTGGTCAGGCTATTTGGCCAAGGTGATGAACAATCAGCAAGAATTGGGAAATGTCACCATGAAACTGAATGTTGTCCCTCCTTTGCTGATGTCGATTAGCAATACCGTGATTTTGGGGTTGGGGGCTATGCAGGTGATGGATGGGCACATGAGTTTGGGGATGTTGGTGGGATTTATTTACCTCACCCATAGCTTCATCAGACCAGTCAATCAATTGGTAAGTGTCGCAGGAAAGCTTCAGGAGACAGAAGGTGATATGGGAAGGATTGATGATGTCCTGAAATACGAGCAAGATCCGGTATTCTCCCAACAACAACATATTTCCACCATTTCTGATTCCGATGCTTTTATTCCCAGCAAACTGGCGGGAAGCCTCGAGATCCGAAATCTGACCTTTGGATATTCCCACGCAATGCCGGCCATATTGAATGATTTCAACCTCAAACTTCAACCGGGAAGTAGGGTCGCATTGGTCGGAGGATCTGGTAGTGGAAAATCTACGGTAGCGAGACTGGTTGCCGGGCTCTATGAACCTTGGGATGGCGATGTGCTATTGGACAACCAGCAAAGAAATACCATTCCTAGGGCTATCGTGAATAACTCTGTCGCCATGATAGATCAGGAAGTGGTCATCTTCAAAGGGACAATTCGTGATAATATCGCCTTTTGGGATGATACCATGAAGGAACATACCATCATTGAAGCTGCCAAAGACGCTTTGATTCATGATGTGATAGCCTCTCGACCGGGAGGATATGAAAGTGAGGTGGTTGAAAAGGGCACCAATTTCAGCGGAGGACAGCGCCAACGACTCGAAATTGCCCGAGCCTTGGCTACCAATCCCTCCATTTTGATCATGGATGAGGGAACAAGTGCTTTGGATCCCCAGTCCGAAAAAATGGTGATGGACAATATCCGAAGACGGGGATGTACCTGCTTGATAGTCGCACACAGACTCAGTACCATCCGAGATTGTGATGAAATCATCGTGATGAATTTTGGGGACATCGTAGAGCGTGGAACACATGAGGAGTTGATCCGAAACGAAGGCCTTTACTTTAACCTGATCAGTGCAAACTAA
- a CDS encoding cyclic nucleotide-binding domain-containing protein has product MKRVLFVLGQLNDLDIDWMIRQGAKKNLHAGNWLIRQGHEIDSLYIVLTGEFEVVNDQKPAHPIAIVGAGEVLGEMSFIDARPPEASVKAMEDSTVFCVPKQVIREKMEQNPGFAARFYLAMSMFLSSRLRTTMNSLGFGVPQDDADEIDLNVLHQVGQAGARFNQIIHKFSTV; this is encoded by the coding sequence ATGAAGCGAGTACTGTTCGTGCTGGGTCAATTGAATGATCTGGACATCGATTGGATGATCCGACAAGGGGCAAAAAAGAATTTGCACGCTGGCAATTGGCTCATCAGACAAGGACATGAAATCGATAGCTTGTATATCGTACTCACGGGTGAATTTGAAGTGGTGAATGATCAAAAACCAGCTCATCCGATCGCCATTGTAGGAGCAGGAGAGGTATTGGGAGAGATGTCCTTCATCGATGCAAGACCTCCGGAAGCATCTGTCAAAGCCATGGAAGATTCCACCGTGTTCTGTGTACCGAAACAGGTAATTCGAGAAAAAATGGAGCAGAATCCGGGATTTGCTGCTCGATTCTACCTAGCCATGTCCATGTTCCTTTCGAGTCGATTGAGAACTACCATGAACAGTTTGGGATTTGGCGTGCCTCAAGATGATGCAGATGAGATAGATCTCAATGTCCTTCATCAGGTGGGACAGGCTGGTGCAAGATTCAACCAAATCATCCACAAATTCTCAACTGTCTGA
- the apaG gene encoding Co2+/Mg2+ efflux protein ApaG → MESRLNTAVTQGIRVNVRTTYIKDESAPGRNFYVFAYQVEIINESPYSVKLLTREWNIVDGIGQKRVVKGEGVIGQQPVIQPGEQHRYVSGSHFQTPIGRMSGHYVMAREVDGDLIQVEIPPFLMMVPCLSN, encoded by the coding sequence ATGGAATCACGCCTAAATACTGCCGTCACTCAAGGAATTCGGGTGAATGTCCGAACGACCTATATTAAAGACGAATCCGCACCCGGTAGAAATTTCTACGTTTTTGCCTACCAAGTGGAAATCATCAACGAGTCTCCATATTCGGTGAAACTATTGACCCGTGAGTGGAACATTGTGGATGGAATTGGTCAGAAACGAGTTGTCAAAGGAGAAGGTGTGATCGGCCAGCAACCTGTCATTCAACCTGGAGAGCAGCATCGATATGTGAGCGGGTCTCATTTTCAGACTCCTATTGGCAGAATGTCAGGTCATTATGTGATGGCGCGTGAGGTAGATGGCGATCTAATTCAGGTGGAAATACCCCCATTCCTGATGATGGTTCCTTGTTTGAGTAATTAG
- a CDS encoding NHLP bacteriocin system secretion protein, whose protein sequence is MGNSIFRKAALEKLSTPEKLDQLIKIVSLQSWVVLMAIGLIIGTSVVWSISSRIKTKLNAAGVLMGGEVNNVVSTASGQLMSLEVALGDTVEKGQVIAIIEQPTLWQRIEESQASLSEKQFELAQLMAFGSEGSRLQAEFIQQKFNSLQQQIEAQERSLQYQKQQLGVEQGLLEQGLITRAQMVATEQGIENTQNQIEVLRAQVAQTNSQQLDLNYDLEKRVTLVQQRISQEQRRLDQLMEQYALTTQIRSLHRGSVVEVLSSAGMVVNQGTSLIKLKNDENPEDQVRGILYVSAQDGKKIKEGMEALVVPATVLPQEFGYMKAKVTYISEFPVSRQGMMVSMDNDQMVQSLLALGAPFEVYVDFVKDTSAFSGYKWTSAEGPDLSIHAGTFCSGKITVKEEPPITMIIPALKQLFDLY, encoded by the coding sequence ATGGGCAATTCTATCTTTAGGAAAGCTGCTTTAGAAAAGCTTTCCACTCCGGAAAAGCTAGATCAATTGATCAAAATTGTCAGTCTACAGTCATGGGTGGTGCTCATGGCTATCGGACTGATTATCGGTACTTCTGTGGTTTGGAGTATTTCCAGTAGGATTAAAACCAAGCTCAATGCAGCGGGCGTGCTGATGGGAGGGGAAGTAAATAATGTGGTTTCGACTGCTTCGGGGCAGTTGATGTCCTTGGAGGTTGCGTTGGGGGATACGGTCGAAAAGGGACAAGTTATCGCCATTATCGAACAGCCAACTCTTTGGCAAAGAATCGAAGAATCTCAAGCTTCGTTGTCGGAAAAACAGTTCGAGTTAGCTCAATTGATGGCATTTGGGTCAGAAGGATCAAGATTGCAAGCAGAATTCATCCAACAAAAATTCAATAGCCTACAACAGCAGATTGAGGCTCAAGAGAGGTCGCTACAGTATCAGAAGCAACAGTTAGGGGTAGAGCAGGGGCTATTGGAGCAAGGATTGATCACCAGAGCCCAGATGGTCGCCACCGAACAAGGCATTGAAAATACCCAAAACCAGATCGAAGTGCTCAGGGCGCAGGTTGCTCAGACCAATTCGCAGCAATTGGATTTGAACTATGATCTGGAAAAACGGGTAACCCTTGTTCAACAAAGAATTTCCCAAGAACAACGTAGGCTGGATCAACTTATGGAGCAATATGCGCTGACTACTCAAATTCGCAGTCTGCACCGTGGCTCCGTAGTTGAAGTACTTTCAAGTGCTGGAATGGTCGTGAATCAGGGAACCTCCCTCATCAAACTGAAAAACGATGAGAATCCAGAGGATCAAGTACGAGGAATCCTGTATGTGTCAGCTCAGGATGGAAAGAAGATCAAGGAGGGAATGGAAGCGCTGGTTGTTCCTGCAACGGTTCTCCCTCAAGAATTTGGCTACATGAAAGCCAAGGTCACTTACATCTCTGAATTTCCGGTCTCCCGACAAGGCATGATGGTTTCTATGGACAATGACCAAATGGTCCAGAGTCTTCTGGCTTTGGGAGCTCCATTTGAGGTCTATGTGGATTTCGTCAAAGATACCAGCGCCTTCAGTGGATACAAATGGACCTCCGCCGAAGGCCCAGACCTCTCCATTCATGCTGGGACGTTCTGTTCTGGAAAAATCACTGTCAAAGAAGAGCCCCCCATTACAATGATCATACCTGCACTCAAGCAGTTATTTGATCTGTATTAA
- a CDS encoding ATP-dependent Clp protease ATP-binding subunit, whose protein sequence is MESNFSDRVKDVISYSREEAIRLGHDYIGPEHLLLGLVREGEGLAIKILVNLSVDLTQLKKSIENAVKGTITKINLTNLPLTRQAEKVLKITRLEAKLLRSSVIGTEHLLLSILREENNVAAQILARFGVSYEVIRAELEEKEEAQSPTMSIETPDPAEMSNPGERPRKQSKSKTPVLDNFGRDLTKAAEENKLDPIVGRENEIERVAQILSRRKKNNPVLIGEPGVGKTAIAEGLALRIIQRKVSRVLYNKRVVTLDIASLVAGTKYRGQFEERMKAVMAELEKSPDVILFIDELHTIVGAGGASGSLDASNIFKPALARGEIQCIGATTLDEYRQYIEKDGALERRFQKVMVEPTSVEETMAILENIKSKYEDHHNVNYTEAAIEACVKLSDRYISDRFFPDKAIDVLDEAGSRVHITNIHVPQSILDLEGKIEEVKEQKNKVVRSQRYEEAARLRDQEKRLLEELEDAKRAWEEETRNKRYTVHEEDVASVVSMMTGVPVTKIAAGEVAKLKIMADDLKDVIIGQDSAIDKLVMAIKRSRLGLKDPNKPIGSFIFLGQTGVGKTELAKALARYMFDSEEALIRLDMSEYMEKFTVSRLIGAPPGYVGYEEGGQLTERVRRKPYSVVLLDEIEKAHPDIFNILLQVLDDGILTDGLGRRIDFKNTVIIMTSNVGVRELKSFGSGVGYGTKSRADQNAEMIKSTLEGAMKKVFRPEFLNRIDEVIIFNELEKPDILQIIDLQLKGVFARIEEKGFKIELSEKAKEYIADKGFDKQFGARPLQRALQKYLEDPIADQILEGNTSEGDALYVDYDEKEEKITVKTKKARKSKAKPAASDDTESKEEPTEETEE, encoded by the coding sequence ATGGAATCTAATTTCTCAGATAGAGTAAAAGACGTGATTTCCTACAGCAGGGAGGAAGCCATACGGCTGGGCCATGATTACATCGGTCCTGAACACCTCCTGTTGGGCTTGGTCAGAGAAGGCGAGGGCTTGGCGATCAAGATTTTGGTGAACCTAAGCGTTGATCTGACACAGCTCAAGAAATCCATCGAAAATGCTGTAAAGGGGACCATCACAAAGATTAACTTGACAAACCTGCCACTCACTCGGCAGGCAGAGAAGGTTTTGAAAATCACTAGGCTCGAAGCCAAACTGCTGAGAAGTTCAGTGATCGGCACAGAGCATCTGTTGCTTTCCATCCTCCGGGAGGAAAACAATGTGGCTGCTCAAATTCTGGCTCGCTTTGGCGTTAGCTACGAAGTGATCCGAGCTGAACTCGAAGAAAAGGAAGAGGCTCAATCACCTACTATGTCAATAGAAACCCCAGATCCTGCTGAAATGAGTAACCCTGGAGAACGGCCTCGTAAACAGTCCAAATCGAAAACCCCTGTTCTTGACAATTTCGGTCGCGATCTGACCAAAGCAGCAGAGGAAAACAAGCTGGACCCAATTGTTGGGCGTGAGAATGAAATCGAACGCGTAGCGCAAATCCTCAGTCGGCGCAAAAAGAACAATCCTGTCCTCATCGGAGAACCCGGTGTGGGTAAGACTGCTATCGCCGAAGGACTTGCGCTCCGGATCATTCAACGAAAAGTCAGCCGAGTCCTCTACAACAAGCGCGTTGTTACCTTGGATATCGCTTCCTTGGTTGCTGGTACAAAGTATCGCGGTCAGTTTGAAGAAAGGATGAAAGCCGTTATGGCTGAGCTGGAGAAATCTCCAGATGTGATCCTGTTCATCGATGAGCTTCACACAATCGTGGGAGCTGGCGGTGCATCTGGATCGCTAGATGCATCCAACATCTTCAAGCCTGCTTTGGCAAGAGGGGAAATTCAATGCATCGGTGCTACCACCCTCGATGAGTACCGTCAGTACATCGAGAAGGATGGAGCATTGGAACGTCGTTTCCAAAAAGTAATGGTTGAACCTACGTCTGTAGAAGAAACCATGGCCATTTTGGAAAACATCAAGTCCAAGTATGAGGATCATCACAATGTCAACTACACAGAAGCAGCTATTGAAGCTTGTGTGAAGTTGTCTGATCGCTACATCTCGGACAGATTCTTCCCAGACAAAGCCATTGATGTACTGGATGAGGCAGGGAGCCGCGTCCACATCACCAATATCCATGTGCCACAGAGTATCTTGGATTTGGAAGGCAAAATCGAGGAAGTCAAGGAGCAAAAGAACAAAGTCGTCCGTAGTCAGCGCTACGAAGAAGCTGCTCGCCTGAGAGATCAGGAGAAACGCTTGCTCGAAGAGTTGGAGGACGCAAAAAGAGCTTGGGAAGAGGAAACTCGAAACAAGCGCTACACGGTTCATGAAGAAGACGTCGCTTCGGTTGTATCTATGATGACAGGGGTACCTGTTACCAAGATTGCAGCAGGTGAGGTGGCTAAGCTTAAAATCATGGCTGATGACCTCAAAGATGTGATCATCGGTCAAGATTCGGCTATCGACAAATTGGTCATGGCGATCAAAAGGTCTCGTTTGGGACTCAAAGATCCCAACAAGCCAATTGGTTCCTTTATCTTCTTGGGACAGACCGGGGTCGGTAAAACAGAGCTCGCCAAAGCATTGGCTCGCTATATGTTTGATTCCGAAGAAGCGTTGATTCGTCTCGATATGAGTGAGTACATGGAAAAATTCACCGTGTCTCGCTTGATTGGAGCGCCTCCCGGATACGTCGGATACGAAGAAGGTGGTCAATTGACTGAGCGAGTTCGTCGCAAGCCTTATTCTGTCGTGTTGTTGGATGAGATTGAAAAAGCTCACCCAGACATCTTCAATATCCTGCTTCAGGTGTTGGATGATGGAATCCTTACGGATGGGTTGGGTCGCAGAATCGATTTCAAGAATACCGTGATCATCATGACTTCCAATGTCGGTGTCCGTGAGCTCAAGAGCTTTGGATCTGGAGTAGGCTACGGTACCAAATCCCGTGCTGACCAGAATGCCGAGATGATCAAGTCTACCCTGGAAGGGGCCATGAAAAAGGTATTCCGGCCAGAGTTCTTGAACAGAATTGATGAGGTGATCATCTTCAATGAGCTTGAAAAGCCAGATATCCTCCAAATCATCGATCTCCAATTGAAAGGTGTTTTTGCCCGGATTGAGGAGAAAGGGTTCAAAATTGAGCTCTCCGAAAAAGCCAAGGAGTATATTGCAGATAAAGGCTTCGATAAGCAATTTGGTGCAAGGCCACTTCAGCGTGCCCTCCAGAAATATCTGGAAGATCCGATTGCTGATCAGATCCTCGAAGGAAACACCAGTGAAGGTGACGCACTTTACGTCGATTATGACGAAAAAGAGGAAAAGATCACTGTGAAGACCAAGAAGGCTCGGAAATCCAAAGCCAAGCCTGCTGCTAGCGATGACACTGAGTCAAAAGAAGAACCTACTGAAGAGACTGAGGAATAA
- the nuoH gene encoding NADH-quinone oxidoreductase subunit NuoH translates to MNALTLSIILVVIAFLVLVTMAAYTVYAERKVAAAIQQRVGPNRVGPLGLLQPLADVLKLLLKEDIVPASADKLVHFIAPVIAVGISFVTMAVIPFAKADLAMTEATGGFLTIANVNIGVLYILAISSVAVYGVTLAGWSSNSKYALLGGLRSSAQMISYELAMGLSVVSVILLTNYRFEGADGFLSPGAIVEAQRGAWNFLVNPIGAIIFITCAFAEANRAPFDLVEAEQELVGGFHTEYSSTKFASFFLAEYVHVIVASMLITTFFFGGYLSPIDGFLDVAGWAPAAQLAWSLGWFMLKTLFFVFVFIWVRWTLPRFKYNQLMDLGWKKFLPLALLNLVVIAGVIAFLST, encoded by the coding sequence ATGAATGCTCTTACCCTCAGCATCATTTTGGTAGTGATCGCATTTTTGGTGTTAGTTACCATGGCAGCGTATACGGTTTACGCAGAGCGTAAAGTCGCCGCCGCCATTCAGCAACGGGTGGGCCCGAACCGAGTAGGACCACTGGGATTGCTTCAGCCACTTGCCGACGTATTGAAATTGTTGCTGAAAGAAGATATTGTCCCTGCTTCTGCTGACAAATTGGTACACTTTATCGCGCCTGTCATTGCAGTAGGGATTTCGTTTGTAACGATGGCTGTTATTCCTTTTGCCAAAGCTGATCTTGCGATGACAGAGGCGACCGGTGGTTTCTTGACCATTGCCAATGTAAATATTGGAGTCCTGTACATTCTTGCGATTTCATCTGTTGCGGTATATGGCGTAACGCTTGCAGGATGGTCTTCCAACTCCAAGTATGCATTGCTAGGAGGTCTTCGTTCTTCTGCCCAGATGATCAGTTACGAACTGGCGATGGGATTGAGCGTCGTGAGTGTAATTCTGCTGACCAATTATCGTTTCGAAGGTGCTGACGGATTCCTGAGTCCTGGAGCAATCGTGGAGGCGCAAAGAGGTGCTTGGAATTTCCTTGTGAATCCGATTGGAGCGATCATCTTCATTACTTGTGCTTTTGCAGAGGCTAACCGAGCGCCATTTGACTTGGTGGAAGCAGAGCAGGAATTGGTGGGAGGTTTCCACACAGAATATAGCTCAACGAAGTTTGCCTCCTTCTTTTTGGCGGAATATGTTCACGTTATCGTGGCTTCCATGTTGATCACGACCTTCTTTTTTGGAGGTTACCTGAGCCCAATTGATGGATTTTTGGATGTCGCTGGATGGGCGCCTGCCGCTCAGTTGGCTTGGAGCTTGGGTTGGTTCATGTTGAAAACGCTGTTTTTTGTATTTGTTTTCATCTGGGTGCGTTGGACATTGCCACGATTCAAGTATAATCAGTTGATGGACTTGGGATGGAAGAAGTTCCTTCCGCTCGCGCTGTTGAATTTGGTAGTGATAGCTGGTGTGATTGCCTTCTTGAGTACCTGA
- a CDS encoding CoA-binding protein, whose amino-acid sequence MSNQTLPTLVLGATTNPGRYAYLAVHSLMEYGHEVIPVGIKTGEVNGIPIHPVDLDWFPKVDTVTLYVGPARQPQYYDWLVNLKPRRVIFNPGTENPELMRMLDKHQIESVVACTLVMLSTRQYA is encoded by the coding sequence ATGAGCAATCAAACTCTCCCCACTCTCGTCTTGGGGGCTACTACCAATCCCGGTCGGTACGCATATCTGGCTGTCCACTCCCTCATGGAATATGGACACGAAGTAATTCCGGTCGGAATCAAAACAGGCGAAGTCAATGGGATTCCCATCCATCCGGTCGATCTGGACTGGTTTCCAAAGGTGGATACCGTGACCCTGTATGTTGGGCCAGCACGTCAGCCCCAATACTACGACTGGTTGGTAAACTTGAAGCCTAGGAGAGTCATCTTCAATCCGGGTACGGAGAATCCTGAACTCATGCGGATGCTGGATAAGCATCAAATTGAATCTGTTGTCGCGTGTACCCTCGTAATGTTGTCCACCAGACAATATGCTTAA